One window of the Anaeromyxobacter dehalogenans 2CP-C genome contains the following:
- a CDS encoding respiratory chain complex I subunit 1 family protein: MNAPMVLRTALHVVALLVLPPLLLGVINRVKSIVGGRRGPPLLQPYLDLAKLLRKGAVYSRTTTWVFRAGPVIGLAATASAGVLLSMGGAPAPIAFAGDFVLFAYLLGLGRFFTALAALDTGSSFEGMGAAREVTFASLAEPALFLCLLVLARATGSLSLSGMLGPDLDAAWSSAAPGLLLAAIGLFVVALAECSRIPVDDPNTHLELTMIHEVMVLDHGGPDLALILYGAAMKLFLFGALLSRLVLGHGAGALASEALFLLGVLAFAVAVGVVESVMARLRIVRVPQLLVGASVLSAFALVLLLR, translated from the coding sequence GTGAACGCGCCCATGGTCCTGCGCACCGCGCTGCACGTGGTCGCGCTGCTCGTCCTCCCGCCGCTGCTGCTCGGCGTGATCAACCGCGTGAAGTCGATCGTCGGCGGCCGCCGCGGCCCGCCGCTGCTCCAGCCGTACCTCGACCTCGCCAAGCTGCTGCGCAAGGGCGCGGTCTACAGCCGGACCACGACCTGGGTGTTCCGCGCCGGCCCGGTGATCGGGCTCGCGGCGACCGCCTCCGCCGGCGTGCTCCTCTCCATGGGCGGCGCCCCCGCGCCCATCGCGTTCGCCGGCGACTTCGTCCTGTTCGCGTACCTGCTCGGCCTGGGCCGCTTCTTCACCGCGCTCGCCGCGCTCGACACCGGCTCGTCGTTCGAGGGGATGGGCGCCGCGCGCGAGGTGACGTTCGCGAGCCTGGCCGAGCCGGCGCTGTTCCTCTGCCTGCTGGTCCTGGCGCGCGCCACCGGCTCGCTCTCGCTCTCCGGCATGCTCGGCCCGGACCTCGACGCCGCCTGGTCCTCGGCCGCGCCCGGCCTGCTGCTCGCCGCCATCGGCCTGTTCGTGGTGGCGCTGGCCGAGTGCTCGCGCATCCCGGTGGACGACCCCAACACGCACCTCGAGCTCACCATGATCCACGAGGTGATGGTGCTCGACCACGGCGGGCCCGACCTGGCGCTGATCCTGTACGGCGCGGCCATGAAGCTGTTCCTGTTCGGCGCGCTGCTCTCGCGCCTGGTGCTCGGCCACGGCGCCGGCGCGCTCGCCTCGGAGGCGCTGTTCCTCCTCGGCGTGCTCGCGTTCGCGGTGGCGGTGGGCGTGGTCGAGTCGGTGATGGCCCGGCTGCGCATCGTGCGCGTGCCGCAGCTCCTGGTGGGCGCCTCGGTGCTGTCCGCCTTCGCGCTGGTCCTCCTGCTCCGGTGA
- a CDS encoding proton-conducting transporter membrane subunit, translated as MVLLIAAPLALALVAFAMPSARRRPLVLLAGALVHAAGVLALLAAPPPAREGAWLAFDPLARVTLLTATALFLASAVYAQGYLARRADRDNRVFVGGLLVLLSAMTTVALSHHLGLTWVAMEASTLSTAPLIYFNQNARSLEAAWKYLLIGSLGIALALLGTFFLALAGAGPGGPKSLLVEDLIAAGGALSRPWVRAAFVFLLVGYGTKMGLAPLHSWKPDAYGEAPGILGALLAGGLTNFAFVSVVRVFQVTIAAGEGAFARDALMALGLLSIGLAAVFVVGQRDFKRMLAYSSVEHMGILAIGVSLGGAATAGAFFHTMNNGLTKGVLFLSAGNIHRAFGSKSTDEVHGAGRRLPLSGPLFLAGFLAITGSPPFGPFFSEFAIVNGAFGAGRYWVGGLFLAFLAVIFVGMAATVLDVVQGDPSDAPRVPGTGDSWLTAGPPLALMLVVLALGVFLPAGLKDLFGAAAALVGGGW; from the coding sequence ATGGTGCTCCTCATCGCCGCCCCGCTCGCGCTCGCGCTGGTCGCGTTCGCGATGCCCTCCGCCCGGCGCCGCCCGCTGGTGCTCCTCGCCGGCGCGCTGGTCCACGCCGCCGGCGTCCTGGCGCTGCTCGCCGCGCCCCCGCCCGCCCGCGAGGGCGCCTGGCTCGCGTTCGACCCGCTCGCGCGCGTGACGCTCCTCACCGCCACCGCGCTGTTCCTCGCCTCGGCGGTGTACGCGCAGGGCTACCTGGCCCGCCGCGCCGATCGCGACAACCGCGTGTTCGTGGGCGGCCTGCTGGTGCTGCTCTCGGCCATGACCACGGTGGCGCTCTCGCACCACCTCGGCCTGACCTGGGTGGCCATGGAGGCGAGCACGCTCTCCACCGCGCCGCTCATCTACTTCAACCAGAACGCCCGCTCGCTCGAGGCCGCCTGGAAGTACCTGCTCATCGGCTCGCTCGGCATCGCGCTGGCCCTGCTCGGCACGTTCTTCCTGGCGCTCGCCGGGGCGGGCCCGGGCGGCCCGAAGTCGCTGCTGGTCGAGGACCTGATCGCCGCCGGCGGCGCGCTCTCGCGCCCCTGGGTGCGGGCGGCCTTCGTGTTCCTGCTGGTGGGCTACGGCACGAAGATGGGCCTCGCGCCGCTGCACTCCTGGAAGCCGGACGCGTACGGCGAGGCGCCGGGCATCCTCGGGGCGTTGCTCGCGGGCGGGCTCACCAACTTCGCGTTCGTCTCGGTGGTGCGCGTGTTCCAGGTGACGATCGCCGCGGGCGAGGGCGCGTTCGCGCGCGACGCGCTCATGGCGCTCGGCCTGCTCTCCATCGGCCTCGCCGCGGTGTTCGTGGTGGGCCAGCGCGACTTCAAGCGCATGCTCGCGTACTCCAGCGTCGAGCACATGGGCATCCTCGCCATCGGCGTGTCGCTGGGCGGCGCCGCCACCGCGGGCGCGTTCTTCCACACCATGAACAACGGCCTGACGAAGGGCGTGCTGTTCCTGTCGGCCGGCAACATCCACCGCGCCTTCGGCTCGAAGTCCACCGACGAGGTGCACGGCGCGGGGCGCCGGCTGCCGCTCTCCGGGCCGCTGTTCCTGGCCGGCTTCCTCGCCATCACCGGCTCGCCGCCGTTCGGGCCGTTCTTCAGCGAGTTCGCCATCGTGAACGGCGCGTTCGGCGCCGGGCGCTACTGGGTGGGCGGGCTGTTCCTCGCGTTCCTGGCGGTGATCTTCGTGGGGATGGCCGCGACCGTGCTCGACGTGGTGCAGGGCGATCCGTCCGACGCGCCGCGCGTTCCCGGCACCGGCGACAGCTGGCTGACCGCCGGCCCGCCGCTCGCGCTCATGCTGGTGGTGCTCGCGCTGGGCGTGTTCCTGCCGGCGGGGCTGAAGGACCTGTTCGGCGCCGCGGCGGCGCTCGTCGGGGGAGGCTGGTGA
- a CDS encoding proton-conducting transporter membrane subunit, translated as MTSALALGAIALTAASGLAAALPGLRPARAQALATAALCAGAALGLAAAAAALAGGEAAAGGALRVDALSGLFLVPILGIGAAGSVYGLRYFPQAERGARAVRLQVFYGLAVAGMALLVCAADAIGFLVGWEVMALANFFMVQTEDEDPSVRRGAFLYLAATHAGTLALFALFALLRREAGSFELEAMEGLRLSGPTAAAVLALAVAGFGMKAGLVPLHFWLPPAHAAAPSHVSALMSGVVVKTGIYGLMRVTGLVDAPPESWGVALLALGGVSAVLGVAFALAQHDLKRLLAYHTVENVGIIALGLGLAVLGRARGIPALVVLGLGGAGLHVVNHALFKSLLFLGAGAVHHATGTRELDHLGGLARAMPRTALLFVVGAAAISGLPPLNGFASEWLVYLGLLDGLRQPGGDLLAYVTLGAPALALVGGLAAACFAKVVGVVFLGSPRSEHARGAHEPPAAMLAPMALLAAACAAIGLFPAATTAPLARAAAAWARVDPALLAAPAARAAAGAARVSAVAAVLLVAALAVAAWRRRRLAGRVAPAQPTWGCAFAAPTARMQYTGSSLAALLLARFTWAIFPRRTEPRLEGPFPAAAPFATAVPDTVLDLALLPVARAYGWLAERARLLYLRRIQFQMLLVLLTLLAVLAWGFAW; from the coding sequence GTGACCTCCGCGCTCGCCCTCGGCGCCATCGCCCTCACCGCCGCGAGCGGGCTCGCCGCGGCGCTGCCCGGCCTCCGCCCGGCGCGCGCGCAGGCGCTCGCGACCGCGGCGCTCTGCGCCGGCGCGGCGCTGGGCCTGGCCGCGGCGGCGGCGGCGCTGGCGGGGGGCGAGGCGGCGGCGGGCGGGGCGCTGCGGGTGGACGCGCTCTCCGGCCTGTTCCTCGTGCCGATCCTCGGCATCGGCGCCGCGGGCTCGGTGTACGGGCTGCGCTACTTCCCGCAGGCGGAGCGCGGGGCGCGCGCGGTGCGGCTCCAGGTCTTCTACGGGCTCGCGGTCGCCGGGATGGCGCTGCTCGTGTGCGCCGCCGACGCCATCGGCTTCCTGGTCGGCTGGGAGGTGATGGCGCTCGCGAACTTCTTCATGGTGCAGACCGAGGACGAGGATCCCTCGGTCCGGCGCGGCGCGTTCCTGTACCTCGCCGCCACCCACGCCGGCACGCTGGCGCTGTTCGCGCTGTTCGCGCTGCTGCGGCGCGAGGCGGGCAGCTTCGAGCTCGAGGCCATGGAGGGGCTGCGGCTCTCCGGCCCGACCGCCGCCGCGGTGCTCGCGCTCGCGGTGGCCGGCTTCGGCATGAAGGCCGGGCTCGTCCCGCTCCACTTCTGGCTCCCCCCGGCGCACGCGGCCGCGCCCAGCCACGTGTCCGCGCTCATGTCCGGGGTGGTGGTGAAGACCGGCATCTACGGGCTGATGCGGGTGACGGGCCTGGTGGACGCGCCGCCCGAGTCCTGGGGCGTGGCGCTGCTCGCGCTGGGCGGCGTCTCGGCGGTGCTGGGCGTCGCGTTCGCGCTCGCGCAGCACGATCTCAAGCGGCTGCTCGCGTACCACACCGTGGAGAACGTCGGGATCATCGCGCTCGGGCTGGGCCTCGCGGTGCTGGGGCGCGCCCGCGGGATCCCGGCGCTGGTGGTCCTCGGGCTGGGCGGCGCCGGCCTGCACGTCGTCAACCACGCGCTGTTCAAGTCGCTCCTGTTCCTGGGCGCCGGCGCGGTGCACCACGCCACCGGCACCCGCGAGCTCGACCACCTGGGCGGCCTCGCGCGCGCCATGCCCCGCACCGCGCTGCTGTTCGTGGTCGGCGCCGCGGCCATCAGCGGGCTCCCGCCGCTGAACGGCTTCGCCTCCGAGTGGCTGGTCTACCTCGGGCTCCTCGACGGCCTGCGCCAGCCCGGGGGCGACCTGCTCGCCTACGTGACGCTGGGCGCGCCGGCGCTGGCGCTCGTGGGCGGGCTCGCCGCGGCCTGCTTCGCGAAGGTGGTCGGGGTGGTGTTCCTGGGCAGCCCGCGCAGCGAGCACGCGCGCGGCGCGCACGAGCCGCCCGCGGCCATGCTCGCGCCCATGGCGCTCCTCGCCGCCGCCTGCGCCGCCATCGGCCTGTTCCCGGCCGCGACCACCGCGCCGCTCGCCCGCGCCGCGGCCGCCTGGGCCCGGGTGGACCCCGCCCTGCTCGCCGCCCCGGCCGCGCGCGCGGCCGCCGGCGCCGCGCGGGTGAGCGCGGTGGCCGCCGTGCTGCTCGTGGCCGCGCTGGCCGTGGCCGCCTGGCGGCGCCGCCGCCTGGCCGGCCGGGTCGCGCCCGCCCAGCCGACCTGGGGCTGCGCCTTCGCCGCGCCGACCGCCCGCATGCAGTACACCGGCTCGTCGCTCGCCGCGCTGCTGCTGGCGCGCTTCACCTGGGCCATCTTCCCGCGGCGCACCGAGCCGCGCCTCGAGGGTCCCTTCCCCGCGGCGGCGCCGTTCGCCACCGCGGTCCCGGACACGGTCCTCGACCTCGCCCTCCTCCCGGTGGCGCGCGCGTACGGCTGGCTCGCCGAGCGCGCGCGCCTCCTCTACCTCCGCCGGATCCAGTTCCAGATGCTGCTCGTGCTCCTGACGCTCCTCGCCGTCCTCGCCTGGGGGTTCGCGTGGTGA
- a CDS encoding proton-conducting transporter membrane subunit produces the protein MTLYVAALAVLVAGGLAALAVSARPRLALAVGSASAALGCALGLAASLAALRAPPAALDLPWPVPFGALALGLDPLSAAFATAVFALGLAASIYGAGYLRPQADRRAMGPFALFFALTLASMALVVAARQAVLFLVAWEGMTAASFLLVAHEHEDASVRRAARTYLVASHLGAAFLFALFLVLGREAGSLRFEAFAALRAGGAPAALLFLLALVGFGTKAGLVPLHVWLPEAHPAAPSHVSALMSGVLVKMGVYGILRVLTFLPPAPAWAGLLLAGVGLAGALAALALALGQRDLKRVLAYSTVENVGIVALAAGLGLIGAAYHAPLVAALGVTAALLHVWNHALMKGLAFLGAGALVHGAGTRDLERMGGLLRRLPWTGGLLVLAAVALCGLPPLNGFVSEWLVYLGLLQGGSGTGGLALAAWLALAALALVGALAAVVFTRLLGTALLGEPRSEEAAHAHEAGPLVLAPLALLGAGNVALALFPAQAAALLAPAAAQVLGTTEGEVLAALAPATGALAGPMRAGVLVLVALGGALALAARRLRAGRPVATSSTWGCGFSAASPRVQYTAASYAQLALAAAVPRPLRPRARLRPPEGAFPAGASLALEGDDPARTRVFEPAFLRVGGWFSRLRGFQQARLNLQLLYTVAALLGLSALLLLRYGP, from the coding sequence ATGACGCTCTACGTCGCCGCGCTCGCCGTGCTCGTGGCCGGCGGGCTCGCCGCCCTGGCCGTCTCCGCGCGCCCGCGCCTGGCGCTCGCGGTGGGGAGCGCCAGCGCCGCGCTGGGCTGCGCGCTCGGCCTCGCCGCCTCGCTCGCCGCGCTGCGCGCCCCGCCCGCCGCGCTCGACCTCCCCTGGCCGGTGCCCTTCGGCGCGCTGGCGCTCGGCCTCGACCCGCTCTCGGCCGCGTTCGCGACCGCGGTCTTCGCGCTCGGCCTTGCGGCCTCGATCTACGGCGCCGGCTACCTGCGCCCGCAGGCGGACCGCCGCGCCATGGGCCCGTTCGCGCTGTTCTTCGCGCTCACGCTCGCGAGCATGGCGCTCGTGGTGGCGGCGCGGCAGGCGGTGCTGTTCCTGGTGGCGTGGGAGGGCATGACCGCCGCGTCGTTCCTGCTCGTCGCCCACGAGCACGAGGACGCCTCGGTGCGCCGCGCCGCCCGCACCTACCTCGTGGCCTCGCACCTCGGCGCCGCGTTCCTGTTCGCGCTGTTCCTCGTGCTCGGGCGCGAGGCGGGGTCGCTCCGCTTCGAGGCGTTCGCCGCGCTCCGGGCCGGCGGCGCGCCCGCGGCGCTCCTGTTCCTGCTCGCGCTGGTCGGCTTCGGCACCAAGGCCGGCCTGGTGCCGCTGCACGTGTGGCTGCCCGAGGCGCACCCCGCCGCCCCGAGCCACGTCTCCGCGCTCATGTCCGGCGTGCTCGTGAAGATGGGCGTGTACGGCATCCTGCGGGTGCTGACGTTCCTGCCGCCCGCGCCGGCCTGGGCCGGGCTGCTGCTCGCCGGGGTGGGCCTGGCGGGCGCGCTCGCGGCGCTGGCGCTCGCGCTCGGGCAGCGCGACCTGAAGCGCGTGCTCGCCTACTCCACCGTCGAGAACGTGGGGATCGTCGCGCTCGCCGCGGGGCTGGGGCTGATCGGCGCCGCGTACCACGCGCCGCTGGTGGCGGCGCTCGGCGTCACCGCCGCGCTGCTCCACGTCTGGAACCACGCGCTCATGAAGGGGCTCGCGTTCCTGGGCGCCGGGGCGCTGGTGCACGGGGCCGGCACGCGCGACCTGGAGCGGATGGGCGGGCTGCTCCGGCGGCTGCCGTGGACCGGCGGCCTGCTGGTGCTCGCCGCGGTGGCGCTGTGCGGGCTGCCCCCGCTGAACGGCTTCGTCTCGGAGTGGCTCGTGTACCTGGGCCTGCTGCAGGGCGGCAGCGGGACGGGCGGGCTGGCGCTGGCGGCGTGGCTCGCGCTCGCCGCGCTGGCGCTGGTGGGCGCGCTCGCCGCGGTGGTGTTCACCCGGCTCCTCGGCACCGCGCTCCTGGGCGAGCCGCGCAGCGAGGAGGCGGCGCACGCGCACGAGGCCGGGCCGCTCGTGCTCGCGCCGCTCGCGCTGCTCGGGGCCGGGAACGTGGCGCTGGCGCTGTTCCCGGCGCAGGCGGCCGCGCTGCTCGCGCCCGCCGCCGCGCAGGTCCTCGGGACCACCGAGGGCGAGGTGCTCGCCGCGCTCGCGCCCGCCACCGGCGCGCTCGCCGGGCCCATGCGCGCGGGCGTCCTGGTGCTGGTGGCGCTCGGCGGCGCGCTCGCGCTGGCGGCGCGGCGGCTGCGGGCGGGCCGCCCGGTGGCCACCTCGTCCACCTGGGGCTGCGGCTTCTCCGCGGCGAGCCCGCGCGTCCAGTACACCGCCGCCTCCTACGCGCAGCTCGCGCTGGCCGCGGCGGTCCCGCGCCCGCTCCGGCCGCGCGCGCGCCTGCGGCCGCCGGAGGGCGCGTTCCCGGCGGGCGCCTCGCTCGCGCTGGAGGGCGACGACCCGGCGCGCACCCGCGTGTTCGAGCCGGCGTTCCTGCGGGTGGGCGGCTGGTTCAGCCGGCTGCGCGGCTTCCAGCAGGCCCGCCTCAACCTCCAGCTCCTCTACACCGTCGCGGCGCTGCTCGGCCTCTCGGCGCTGCTCCTCCTCCGGTACGGTCCGTGA
- a CDS encoding hydrogenase: MTNLTDLVFILVVVIDFFLLASSRLGAAIRAVATQGALLAALPLLLLEGGHQVGHVLLLAAGALAIKGALIPWLMFRAIREASIRREMEPIVGFVPSMVLGGIGVALAFAFSSRLPLPGGEAHPYLVPTALSTVWAGMLLVVSRKKAVNQVLGFLVLENGVYVFGLLLTGIMPVMVEAGVLLDLFAAVFVMGIVMFHINREFASLDTEKLSALKD, translated from the coding sequence GTGACCAACCTCACCGACCTCGTCTTCATCCTCGTCGTCGTCATCGACTTCTTCCTGCTCGCCTCGAGCCGGCTCGGCGCCGCCATCCGCGCGGTCGCCACGCAGGGCGCGCTGCTCGCGGCCCTGCCGCTGCTGCTGCTGGAGGGCGGCCACCAGGTCGGCCACGTCCTGCTGCTCGCGGCCGGGGCGCTCGCCATCAAGGGCGCGCTCATCCCCTGGCTCATGTTCCGCGCCATCCGCGAGGCGTCCATCCGCCGCGAGATGGAGCCCATCGTCGGCTTCGTCCCGTCGATGGTGCTGGGCGGCATCGGGGTGGCGCTCGCGTTCGCGTTCTCCAGCCGCCTGCCGCTCCCGGGCGGCGAGGCGCACCCGTACCTGGTCCCGACCGCGCTCTCGACCGTGTGGGCGGGGATGCTGCTGGTGGTCTCGCGCAAGAAGGCCGTCAACCAGGTGCTGGGGTTCCTGGTGCTGGAGAACGGCGTCTACGTCTTCGGCCTGCTGCTCACCGGGATCATGCCGGTGATGGTGGAGGCGGGCGTGCTGCTCGACCTGTTCGCCGCCGTGTTCGTCATGGGCATCGTCATGTTCCACATCAACCGCGAGTTCGCCTCGCTCGACACCGAGAAGCTCTCGGCGCTGAAGGACTGA
- a CDS encoding PTS sugar transporter subunit IIA has protein sequence MQLTERDAARLLGVTEATLQRWLRSGELAASRVNEQYRLNKIDLLEFASSRGLEISPDLLAELEQPALPSLAEAIRAGGVHHGLAGADKAATLRDLVDRLALPREADRDLVHRMLLAREALGSTGVGNGIAIPHARNPIVLHVATPAVAISYLDRPVDFEALDGKPVHTLVLLVSPSTRAHLHLLALVATALRDPGVLAALDARAGVDALLPEIERVEAAIAEKRAAARKP, from the coding sequence ATGCAGCTCACCGAACGCGACGCGGCCCGCCTCCTCGGCGTCACCGAGGCCACCCTGCAGCGGTGGCTGAGGAGCGGCGAGCTCGCCGCCTCCCGGGTCAACGAGCAGTACCGCCTGAACAAGATCGACCTGCTCGAGTTCGCCTCCTCGCGCGGGCTGGAGATCTCGCCCGACCTGCTCGCCGAGCTGGAGCAGCCGGCGCTGCCCAGCCTGGCGGAGGCGATCCGCGCCGGCGGCGTGCACCACGGCCTGGCGGGCGCCGACAAGGCGGCCACGCTGCGCGACCTGGTGGACCGGCTCGCGCTCCCGCGCGAGGCCGATCGCGACCTGGTGCACCGGATGCTCCTCGCCCGCGAGGCGCTCGGCTCCACCGGCGTGGGGAACGGCATCGCCATCCCGCACGCGCGGAACCCCATCGTCCTGCACGTGGCCACGCCGGCGGTGGCCATCAGCTACCTCGACCGCCCGGTGGACTTCGAGGCGCTGGACGGGAAGCCGGTGCACACGCTCGTGCTGCTGGTGAGCCCGTCCACCCGCGCGCACCTGCACCTGCTCGCGCTGGTCGCCACGGCGCTCCGCGACCCGGGCGTGCTCGCGGCGCTCGACGCGCGCGCCGGGGTGGACGCGCTCCTCCCCGAGATCGAGCGGGTCGAGGCCGCCATCGCCGAGAAGCGCGCGGCGGCGAGGAAGCCATGA
- a CDS encoding FHA domain-containing protein, whose translation MADLVILNGSRAGAVFALPEIPTVLGRSPEAHLQIEDPWISSMHAMFERRADGVWVIDLESRNGTFLGDDRIAEARIEPGMVLRFGRTEVRVAEGERAAEPIEESPPERPRVESPTEPRPRAEARATLRGDAEPAISALRAGGADPNALTARPLTVLRLSIQATGRGRPADALAVRAALDAAARAAANEGAVTARLAASGVLGVFGMPAPGPKDPLHAIRAARTARAAVRAFGVALDVRAAVDRGPLLTGTLPVHDGTELVALGEAADRVERVLALAGPGETLGGPGVAGTEGLGPGMVLRLGREEILVFRDDGR comes from the coding sequence TTGGCCGATCTCGTGATCCTGAATGGCTCCCGCGCCGGGGCCGTGTTCGCCCTGCCGGAGATCCCGACGGTGCTGGGCCGGTCGCCCGAGGCGCACCTGCAGATCGAGGATCCGTGGATCTCGAGCATGCACGCCATGTTCGAGCGGCGGGCCGACGGCGTCTGGGTCATCGACCTGGAGAGCCGCAACGGCACGTTCCTCGGCGACGACCGGATCGCCGAGGCGCGCATCGAGCCGGGCATGGTGCTGCGCTTCGGGCGCACCGAGGTGCGGGTCGCCGAGGGCGAGCGAGCGGCCGAGCCCATCGAGGAATCGCCCCCGGAGCGGCCCCGCGTCGAATCGCCCACCGAGCCGCGCCCGCGCGCCGAGGCGCGCGCCACCCTGCGGGGCGACGCGGAGCCCGCGATCTCCGCGCTCCGCGCCGGCGGCGCCGACCCGAACGCGCTCACCGCGCGCCCGCTCACGGTGCTGCGCCTCTCCATCCAGGCCACCGGCCGCGGGCGGCCCGCCGACGCGCTCGCGGTCCGCGCCGCGCTCGACGCCGCGGCGCGCGCCGCCGCGAACGAGGGCGCCGTCACCGCCCGCCTGGCGGCCTCGGGCGTGCTGGGGGTGTTCGGCATGCCGGCGCCGGGGCCGAAGGATCCCCTGCACGCGATCCGCGCCGCCCGCACCGCCCGCGCCGCGGTGCGCGCGTTCGGCGTGGCGCTCGACGTGCGCGCCGCGGTGGACCGGGGCCCGCTGCTCACCGGGACGCTGCCGGTGCACGACGGCACCGAGCTGGTGGCGCTCGGCGAGGCAGCCGACCGCGTCGAGCGGGTGCTGGCGCTGGCCGGGCCGGGCGAGACGCTGGGCGGGCCGGGCGTGGCGGGCACCGAGGGGCTCGGGCCGGGCATGGTGCTGCGCCTCGGCCGCGAGGAGATCCTGGTCTTCCGCGACGACGGGCGCTGA
- a CDS encoding sigma-54-dependent transcriptional regulator — protein sequence MGASDAAEGYGAGRSCLVVSAGGAPELAAALERAGFAPAVVEGEHDALAALEGGGFAAVYVEQALGSAAVSTLAAAAGQRLGGAPVTVLGRSGTVQEAVDAMQLGADDYLPPPFPAGELLRRLARALERPGAARAAAPGRLLGLDGSSPAVRRLHDAIEKISRYKSNVLLLGESGTGKEIVAHALHDRGPRRQHLFVPVNCATLGRDILENELFGHERGAFTGANERKRGLFELADGGTFFLDEIAEMDLSTQAKLLRVLERNEFRRVGGTGKVKVDLSIVAATNRDLEQAIEAGRFRHDLYYRLKVVTLVVPPLRERREDIPALVHAFIADFNRRSGGQIAGIAPAAIQRLVEQDWPGNVRELRNAVEGACVLATGEVVKLEDLELVGRPAGEVAPPRRRAAAPRRAAGAAAPGSAAAAAAAVPLGAAPGGAVVEVSLDGTLAEAERRIVLAALRRHGTRARTARALGIGLRTLYTKLAAWGIGPEDAGSA from the coding sequence ATGGGCGCGAGCGACGCGGCCGAAGGTTACGGCGCGGGAAGATCCTGTCTGGTCGTCTCGGCGGGCGGCGCGCCGGAGCTCGCGGCGGCGCTCGAGCGGGCCGGCTTCGCCCCCGCGGTGGTCGAGGGCGAGCACGACGCGCTCGCCGCGCTGGAGGGCGGCGGGTTCGCGGCGGTCTACGTCGAGCAGGCGCTGGGGAGCGCGGCGGTCTCGACGCTCGCGGCCGCGGCCGGGCAGCGGCTGGGCGGCGCGCCGGTGACGGTGCTCGGGCGCAGCGGCACGGTCCAGGAGGCGGTGGACGCCATGCAGCTCGGCGCCGACGACTACCTGCCGCCGCCGTTCCCCGCCGGCGAGCTGCTCCGGCGCCTCGCGCGCGCGCTGGAGCGCCCCGGGGCGGCGCGCGCGGCGGCGCCCGGCCGGCTGCTCGGGCTCGACGGCTCCTCGCCGGCGGTGCGCCGGCTCCACGACGCCATCGAGAAGATCTCGCGCTACAAGAGCAACGTGCTGCTGCTCGGCGAGAGCGGCACCGGCAAGGAGATCGTCGCGCACGCGCTGCACGACCGCGGGCCGCGCCGGCAGCACCTGTTCGTCCCGGTGAACTGCGCGACGCTCGGGCGCGACATCCTCGAGAACGAGCTGTTCGGGCACGAGCGCGGCGCGTTCACCGGCGCGAACGAGCGCAAGCGCGGGCTGTTCGAGCTCGCCGACGGCGGCACGTTCTTCCTCGACGAGATCGCCGAGATGGACCTCTCCACGCAGGCGAAGCTGCTGCGCGTGCTGGAGCGGAACGAGTTCCGGCGCGTGGGCGGCACCGGCAAGGTGAAGGTGGACCTGTCCATCGTGGCCGCCACCAACCGCGACCTCGAGCAGGCCATCGAGGCCGGGCGGTTCCGCCACGACCTCTACTACCGGCTGAAGGTGGTGACGCTCGTGGTCCCGCCGCTGCGCGAGCGGCGCGAGGACATCCCGGCGCTCGTCCACGCGTTCATCGCCGACTTCAACCGGCGGAGCGGCGGGCAGATCGCCGGGATCGCGCCGGCGGCCATCCAGCGCCTGGTGGAGCAGGACTGGCCGGGCAACGTGCGCGAGCTGCGCAACGCGGTCGAGGGCGCCTGCGTGCTCGCGACCGGCGAGGTGGTGAAGCTCGAGGACCTGGAGCTGGTCGGCCGGCCCGCCGGCGAGGTCGCCCCGCCCCGGCGCCGCGCCGCCGCGCCGCGGAGGGCCGCGGGCGCTGCTGCGCCCGGCTCCGCGGCCGCCGCCGCGGCCGCCGTCCCGCTCGGCGCCGCGCCCGGCGGCGCCGTCGTCGAGGTGTCCCTCGACGGCACGCTGGCCGAGGCGGAGCGCCGGATCGTGCTCGCGGCGCTCCGCCGCCACGGCACCCGCGCCCGGACCGCGCGCGCGCTCGGCATCGGGCTGCGCACGCTCTACACCAAGCTCGCCGCCTGGGGGATCGGCCCCGAGGATGCCGGATCGGCATGA